A window of the Tachysurus fulvidraco isolate hzauxx_2018 chromosome 6, HZAU_PFXX_2.0, whole genome shotgun sequence genome harbors these coding sequences:
- the gad1a gene encoding glutamate decarboxylase 1, translated as MAAPTAPSSSSSCGGEPNPSTTNLRPPASSYDWSGVAHGCTRKLGMKICGFLQKNNNIDEKSRIVASLNEQASPQKHGLQDSHFRRTETDFSNLYARDLLPAKNGEEPTIQFLLEVVEILTIYVRKTFDRSTKVLDFHHPHQLLEGIEGFNLELSDQPESLEQILVDCRDTLKYGVRTGHPRFFNQLSTGLDIIGLVGEWLTSTANTNMFTYEIAPVFVLMEQLTLKKMREIVGWPNGEGDGIFSPGGAISNMYSVMIARYKHFPEVKIKGMTSAPRLVLFTSEHSHYSIKKASAVLGFGTENLILLSTDERGRVIPADLEAKVVDAKRKGYVPFFVSATAGTTVYGAFDPINEIADICEKYNMWLHVDGAWGGGLLMSRKHRHKLNGIERANSVTWNPHKMMGVPLQCSAILVREKGLLQGCNSMCAGYLFQPDKQYDVSYDTGDKAIQCGRHVDIFKFWLMWKAKGTIGFEKHIDQCLDLSEYLYTKIENREGYEMVFQGQPQHTNVCFWYIPPSLRGMPDDEQRRQRLHKVAPKIKAMMMECGSTMVGYQPQGDKVNFFRMVISNPAATRSDIDFLIDEIERLGLDL; from the exons ATGGCGGCGCCGACGgctccttcctcctcctcctcctgcggCGGCGAGCCCAACCCCAGCACGACAAATTTACGGCCACCTGCGTCAA GCTATGACTGGAGTGGGGTTGCACACGGATGTACGAGAAAGCTCGGGATGAAGATATGTG GATTTTTGCAGAAGAACAACAATATTGATGAAAAGAGTCGGATTGTGGCTTCTCTGAATGAACAGGCATCACCACAGAAGCACGGTTTACAGGATTCACACTTCAGGCGTACTGAGACAGACTTCTCCAACCTGTATGCCAGGG ATTTACTGCCTGCCAAGAATGGTGAAGAGCCAACAATCCAGTTCCTTCTGGAAGTGGTGGAAATCCTCACAATCTATGTACGGAAGACATTTGACAGATCCACAAAAGTGCTGGACTTCCATCATCCACACCAGCTTCTGGAGGGCATTGAGGGCTTTAACTTGGAACTCTCAGATCAACCCGAGAGCCTGGAGCAGATCCTAGTAGACTGCAGAGACACACTGAAATATGGCGTCAGGACAG GTCATCCCAGGTTTTTCAACCAGCTGTCTACAGGGCTGGATATCATTGGCTTGGTTGGGGAATGGCTCACCTCAACCGCAAACACTAACAT GTTCACATATGAAATTGCTCCAGTATTTGTGTTGATGGAACAGCTGACTCTTAAAAAAATGAGGGAAATTGTCGGCTGGCCAAACGGAGAAGGAGATGGAATATTCTCACCAG GAGGAGCAATCTCCAACATGTACAGTGTGATGATAGCTCGCTATAAACATTTCCCTGAGGTGAAAATTAAAGGAATGACCTCAGCCCCCAGGCTTGTGCTGTTCACATCTGAGCAT AGTCATTACTCCATAAAGAAAGCCAGTGCAGTTCTTGGCTTTGGGACAGAGAACCTGATTCTGCTGAGTACAGATGAAAG AGGTAGAGTCATTCCTGCTGATTTGGAGGCCAAGGTTGTTGATGCTAAACGCAAA GGCTATGTTCCATTTTTTGTGAGTGCCACAGCCGGTACTACAGTTTACGGTGCTTTCGACCCCATCAACGAGATTGCAGATATCTGTGAGAAATATAACATGTGGCTCCATGTGGAT GGAGCATGGGGAGGTGGGCTGCTGATGTCCAGaaagcacagacacaaactTAATGGCATTGAGAG GGCAAATTCTGTCACATGGAATCCGCACAAGATGATGGGCGTTCCACTACAGTGCTCTGCCATTCTGGTCAGAgagaag GGACTTCTTCAGGGTTGCAACTCAATGTGTGCTGGCTATCTTTTCcaacctgataaacaatatgATGTCTCCTATGATACTGGAGACAAGGCCATACAGTGTGGCCGGCATGTGGACATCTTCAAATTCTGGCTCATGTGGAAGGCAAAG GGTACCATTGGATTCGAAAAGCACATAGACCAGTGTCTGGATCTTTCTGAGTATCTCTATACAAAGATCGAAAACAGAGAAGGCTATGAGATGGTGTTCCAAGGACAG CCTCAGCATACTAATGTGTGCTTCTGGTATATTCCACCGAGTCTGCGTGGCATGCCGGATGATGAGCAAAGGAGGCAGAGACTCCATAAG GTGGCTCCTAAAATCAAGGCAATGATGATGGAGTGTGGCTCAACAATGGTGGGCTACCAGCCTCAGGGTGACAAGGTAAACTTCTTCAGGATGGTCATTTCCAATCCTGCTGCTACTAGGTCAGATATCGACTTCCTGATCGATGAGATTGAAAGACTGGGCCTGgatttataa